A window of Nicotiana tabacum cultivar K326 chromosome 24, ASM71507v2, whole genome shotgun sequence contains these coding sequences:
- the LOC107770228 gene encoding UDP-glycosyltransferase 73C4 has protein sequence MAVSTVQPHFVLFPFMAQGHTIPMIDIARLLAQCGVKITILTTHLNATRFKTVVDRAIESGLKIQVIHLYFPSLESGLPEGCENFDMLPSMDLGLNFFDATKKLQPQVEDLLQELNPSPNCLISDMCFPWTTNVAQKFNIPRIVFHGMCCFSLLCLHNLRGWKELEKIESDKEYFQVPGLHDKIELNKAQLANIVRPRDSNWKELADQMKKAEDEAYGIVVNSFEDLEQEYVKGLKKGKGKKIWTIGPVSLCNIEKQDKAERGNKSSIEEHQCLKWLDSWEENSVLFVCLGSLSRLPTQQMIELGIGLESSKRPFIWVVRHMSDEFQKWLVEENFEERVKGQGILIHGWAPQVLILSHTSVGGFLTHCGWNSSLEGITAGVPMITWPMFAEQFCNERLIVNVLKTGVRAGIENPVMFGEEEKVGAQVSKDDIKKVIEEVFGEEEEAEMRRKRAKKLGEMAKRAVEEGGSSCFNLTQLIQDVIEQAKF, from the coding sequence ATGGCTGTTTCCACAGTGCAGCCACATTTTGTGTTGTTTCCTTTTATGGCACAAGGCCACACTATCCCTATGATTGACATTGCGCGGTTATTAGCACAGTGCGGAGTTAAAATCACAATCCTTACGACACACCTAAATGCCACTAGATTCAAGACAGTCGTTGATCGCGCTATAGAGTCAGGACTAAAGATTCAAGTAATTCACCTCTATTTTCCGAGCTTAGAGTCAGGACTACCCGAAGGTTGTGAAAATTTCGACATGCTTCCATCTATGGATTTGGGGTTGAATTTTTTCGATGCTACGAAAAAACTTCAACCCCAAGTGGAAGACTTGTTGCAAGAATTGAATCCATCACCAAATTGTTTAATATCTGATATGTGTTTTCCTTGGACTACTAATGTTGCACAAAAATTTAACATCCCTAGGATTGTTTTTCATGGGATGTGTTGTTTCTCTTTATTGTGTTTACACAATCTGAGAGGTTGGAAAGAGTTAGAAAAAATAGAGTCTGATAAAGAGTATTTTCAAGTGCCTGGATTACATGACAAAATTGAACTAAACAAAGCTCAGCTTGCAAATATTGTTAGGCCAAGAGATTCAAATTGGAAAGAATTAGCGGATCAAATGAAGAAAGCAGAGGATGAAGCTTATGGGATAGTAGTGAATAGTTTTGAGGACTTAGAACAAGAATATGTCAAGGGATTGAAAAAGGGCAAAGGCAAGAAAATTTGGACCATTGGCCCTGTTTCGTTATGCAATATAGAAAAACAAGACAAAGCTGAACGAGGAAACAAGTCTTCAATTGAGGAACACCAGTGCCTAAAATGGCTAGATTCTTGGGAAGAAAACTCTGTACTCTTTGTATGTCTCGGGAGCCTATCGCGGCTTCCAACACAACAAATGATAGAGCTAGGGATTGGTTTAGAATCGTCGAAACGACCCTTTATTTGGGTTGTTAGACACATGTCAGATGAATTCCAAAAATGGCTGGTGGAAGAAAATTTTGAGGAAAGAGTTAAAGGACAAGGAATTTTAATACATGGTTGGGCACCACAAGTACTAATATTGTCTCACACTTCAGTTGGCGGTTTCTTGACACATTGTGGATGGAATTCGAGTCTCGAAGGAATAACAGCTGGCGTGCCGATGATCACTTGGCCAATGTTTGCTGAGCAATTTTGCAATGAGAGACTAATAGTGAATGTACTAAAGACAGGAGTAAGGGCTGGGATTGAGAATCCTGTGATGTTTGGGGAGGAAGAAAAAGTGGGAGCACAAGTGAGCAAAGATGATATTAAGAAGGTTATTGAAGAAGTATTTGGTGAAGAAGAGGAAGCTGAAATGAGAAGAAAAAGAGCTAAAAAGTTGGGAGAGATGGCAAAAAGGGCTGTGGAGGAAGGGGGTTCCTCTTGCTTCAACTTGACACAATTGATTCAAGATGTCATTGAGCAAGCAAAATTTTGA